One Primulina huaijiensis isolate GDHJ02 chromosome 5, ASM1229523v2, whole genome shotgun sequence DNA segment encodes these proteins:
- the LOC140977886 gene encoding endoglucanase 14-like has translation MSNLFVFSFVFSLFVLVKNGVSMDYGAALTKSLLYYEAQRSGKLPEDQRVQWRADSALDDGKNGGIDLVGGYYDAGDNVKFGLPMAFTVTMLSWSVVEFGPQLQARNERENALNAIKWGTDYLIKAHPQPNVLYGQVGEGGGDHACWQRPEDMTTARTAFKIDEQHPGADLAGETAAAFAAAAIAFKQSNSSYSSVLINHAKQLFDFATNHPGEYHNSIPAGGFYSSSGYEDELLWAAAWLSRATNEKQYMDFIDRPNINGGTRSMFSWDDKYIGAQVLITKSVTDGMLPRIGNFDQYKASAEQFICNCLQKGNGNVRRTGHGLLWFQEWNNLQYVTSATFITTVYAELLAKTKGYIQCAGGNVWSSDLVALSRSQVDYVLGSNPKGFSYMVGFGYNYPKRVHHRGASIVSIKKEPTPVGCQEGFDLWFHKNADNPNVIDGAIVGGPDQSDEYGDVRENYQQAEPATVNTAPFVGVLASLA, from the exons ATGTCTAATTTGTTTGTGTTTAGCTTTGTTTTTAGTTTATTTGTTTTGGTTAAGAATGGAGTCTCAATGGACTATGGAGCTGCTTTAACTAAATCATTGCTGTACTATGAAGCACAAAGATCAGGGAAGCTGCCAGAAGACCAAAGGGTTCAATGGAGAGCAGATTCAGCTCTTGATGATGGCAAAAATGGAGGG ATTGATCTTGTTGGTGGATACTACGATGCCGGAGACAACGTAAAATTCGGGCTCCCGATGGCGTTCACCGTGACGATGCTATCATGGAGCGTGGTTGAATTCGGACCCCAACTCCAGGCCCGAAACGAGCGAGAAAATGCCTTGAATGCAATTAAATGGGGAACGGATTACCTGATCAAGGCTCATCCTCAACCCAATGTGCTGTACGGACAAGTTGGAGAGGGTGGGGGGGATCATGCGTGCTGGCAGAGGCCCGAAGACATGACCACAGCCCGGACAGCTTTCAAGATAGATGAACAGCACCCCGGAGCCGATCTGGCCGGTGAAACTGCTGCTGCATTTGCAGCTGCTGCCATTGCCTTCAAACAATCCAATTCCAGTTATTCATCTGTGCTTATCAATCATGCGAAACAG CTATTTGATTTTGCCACAAATCATCCTGGTGAGTACCACAACAGCATTCCAGCAGGAGGCTTCTATTCTAGCAGTGGATACGAG GATGAACTGCTATGGGCTGCTGCCTGGTTATCTCGAGCCACCAACGAAAAGCAATACATGGACTTTATCGATCGACCGAACATCAACGGTGGAACAAGAAGCATGTTTTCATGGGACGACAAATATATCGGTGCTCAAGTTCTTATCACCAAG AGTGTTACGGATGGGATGCTTCCAAGAATTGGAAACTTTGACCAGTATAAGGCTTCTGCGGAGCAATTCATCTGCAACTGCTTGCAAAAAGGAAATGGCAATGTTCGAAGAACAGGTCATGGGCTTCTTTGGTTTCAAGAATGGAATAATCTTCAGTACGTCACGAGCGCGACCTTTATCACAACGGTGTATGCCGAACTTCTTGCCAAAACAAAGGGTTACATACAATGCGCCGGAGGAAATGTTTGGTCCAGCGATTTAGTCGCGTTGTCTCGATCACAA GTGGACTACGTATTGGGATCAAACCCTAAGGGATTCAGCTACATGGTGGGGTTCGGGTATAACTATCCGAAAAGGGTTCATCATCGGGGAGCCTCAATCGTGTCGATAAAGAAAGAACCGACACCAGTGGGCTGCCAAGAGGGTTTTGATTTATGGTTCCACAAAAATGCTGATAATCCAAATGTTATTGATGGAGCGATTGTTGGAGGACCAGATCAAAGCGACGAGTATGGAGACGTGAGGGAGAATTATCAGCAAGCTGAGCCTGCAACTGTAAACACTGCTCCATTTGTTGGGGTTTTAGCAAGCCTAGCTTAA